The segment GCGTCGACGGCGCGCGCGGCCGGCGCGGCCAGCTCGCCGTCCGCCTTGTTGACCAGCACGAGGTCAGCCAGCTCGACGATCCCGCGCTTGATCCCCTGCAGCTCGTCGCCGCCGCCCGGGACCAGGAGCAGCACGAACAGGTCGGTCATGCCGGCGACCGCGGTCTCGCTCTGGCCGACGCCGACCGTTTCGACGATGACGACGTCGAAGCCCGCGGCCTCGCACACGAGCAGCGCCTCGCGCGTGCGCCGGGCGACGCCGCCGAGCGACCCGCCGGAGGGGCTCGGCCGGATGAAGGCCTCGGGGCGGCGCGAGAGCTCGGCCATCCGCGTCTTGTCGCCGAGGATCGAGCCGCCGCTGGCGGGCGAGGAGGGGTCGACCGACAGGACCGCGACCCGCAGGCCCTCCGCGATCAGGTGCAGGCCGAGGGCCTCGATGAACGTGGACTTGCCCGCGCCGGGGACGCCGGAGACGCCGATGCGGAAGGAGCCGCCGGCTGCGGGCGCGAGCATCTCGATGAGCCGCGCCGCCTCGTCGCGGTGGTCCGCCCGCGTGGACTCGACGAGCGTGACCGCGCGCGCCAGCGCCCGCCGGTCGCCCTTCCGCACGTCGCCCGCCAACTGATCTGTCGTGTCCATTGTCCCTTCAGCTCGTCCAGCCCGCATCGCTACGTGCACGTGCTCGCGGGGCCGGGGCGGTGCCGTGCGGCCGCCTCGCTCCGCGCTCGACCGCAGCCCGTCCGGTCCTCCGCTCGAAACCTGTAACTCGCCCCTTCGGGGCTCAGACAACAGGTTTCGCCCCTCCGGGGCCGCTCCGGCCCGAACGCTGCGGGACCCGAGCGCTCCGCTATGCGTCCGCCCGTCACCGCCCCGCCCCCGCTCGGGCCCAAGCCGAACCGGTCTTGAGGGCGCCGGCCCGGGGGCGCCTGTGAACGGTCATAATGCGCCGGCCGCGTGCTGTGTCCGCTGAGGGTGGCCGGCGCATTGACAGTCGAGCAGCTGATGAGTGCTCCCGCCGATTGAAGGTGGCAGGGCGAGACGGAAGTGAACAGGCGCCCCCGGGGCCGTGGCCCGGCACAGACATGCAGAATTCACGGTACGGAGAGGCCGCTCAGAAGGGTCCAGATGCAAGGCGCGGGACGAACCGCGGACTGAGGCGGGCTGGTGCCCGCCGCAGGGAGGCGGGAGGAGCGCAACGCCGCAGATGGGCCCTTATCAGCGGCCGTCACGCTACTGTTTGAACTCCAGGATGGGCTGGTCGACGGCGAGACTGTCGCCCTTCCTGGCGAGCACCGCCGCCACCACCGCGTCCCGCTGGGCGAGCAGCGTGTTCTCCATCTTCATCGCTTCCACCACCGCCAGCACCTCGCCCTCCTTGACCTCCTGGCCCGGCGCGACCGCGATCGACACGAGCAGCCCCGGCATCGGCGAGAGCAGGAAGCGCGAGAGGTCGGGGGGCGGCTTGTGCGGCATGAGCGCCTGCAGCTCGGCCTCGCGCCGCGAGAGCACGAGCACGTCGGACTGCGAGCCCGAGTGGCTGAGGCGGTAGCCGATGCCGCGCCGCTCCACCTGCACGGCCACGGGGGCGTTGTTGACGGTGCCGGTGAACAGCGGCTCTCCGAAGCGCCAGTCGCTGCGCACGGCGTAGAGCGCGCCCTGCCAGGTGACGTCGTGGCCCCCGGGGACCGCGACGACGCGCGCCGGGACGGACTCGCCGCCCGCGAGCACCACCCACTCGTCCGGCACGACGCGCTCGTGCCCCGGGAGCTGCCCGGAGACCGTCGCCTCGCGGTCGCTGTGCAGCCGATGGATCGCTGCGGCGACGGCGGCGATGAGCGACGGGTTCTCGTGGGGCACATCCCCGGGGTGGAAGCCGTTCGGGTACTCCTCGGCGATGAAGTTCGTCGTGATCCTGCCCTCGACGAAGCGGGGGTGCTGCACGAGCGCGGTGAGGAAGCTGATGTTGTGCTGCACGCCGCGGATCACGAAGCGGTCGAGCGCGGTGCGCAGCCGCAGCAGGGCCTCGTCGCGGCTCGCACCGTGGGTGACGAGCTTGGCGATCATCGGGTCGTAGTACATCGAGACCTCGCCGCCCTCGTAGACGCCGGTGTCGACCCGCACGCCCTCGCCCGTCGGCGGCGGCGCGTAGCGCACCAGCCGGCCGGTGGACGGGAGGAACTTGCGGAACGGGTCCTCGGCGTAGACGCGCGCCTCCACGGCCCAGCCGTCGAGCCGCACCTGCTCCTGCGTCAGCGGCAGGCGCTCGCCCGCGGCGACGAGCAGCATCAGCTCCACGAGGTCGAGACCGGTGACGAACTCGGTGACCGGGTGCTCGACCTGCAGCCGCGTGTTCATCTCGAGGAAGTAGAAGTTGCGCCGCGCGTCGACCACGAACTCGACCGTGCCCGCCGAGGTGTAGCCGACGGCGCGCGCCAGCGCCACGGCCTGCTCGCCCATGGCGCGGCGGGTGGCGGCGTCGAGGAACGGCGAGGGCGACTCCTCGAGCACCTTCTGGTGGCGCCGCTGCACCGAGCACTCGCGCTCGTTGAGGTACAGCGTGCTGCCGTAGGCGTCCGCGATGACCTGGATCTCGATGTGCCGCGGTTGCTCGATGAACTTCTCGACGAAGACGCGCGCGTCCCCGAAGCTCGAGGCCGCCTCGCTGGAGGAGCGCGCGAAGCCCTCGCGGCACTCGCGGTCGTTGTGCGCGATGCGCATCCCCTTGCCGCCGCCGCCCGCGCTGGCCTTGAGCATGACCGGGTAGCCGATCGCGCGCGCGATCTCCACGGCGTGGTCGGCGTCGCGCATCACGTCGAGGGCCCCGGGGATCACGTTGACGCCGGCGTCCGCCGCGATCTTCTTCGAGGTGACCTTGTCGCCCATCGCGGCGACCGCGGTCGGGGGCGGGCCGATGAAGACGATCCCGGCGGCCGCGAGCGCCTCGGCGAAGCGCGGATTTTCCGAGAGGAACCCGTAGCCCGGGTGCACCGCCTCGGCGCCCGTCTGTTTGCAGGCCGCGATGATGCGGTCCGCCAGCAGGTAGCTCTGCGCGGCCGGCGGCGGGCCGATGTGCACGGCCTCGTCGGCGAGCCGCACGTGCAGCGCGTCGCGGTCGGCGTCGGAGTAGACGGCGACGGTCCTGATGCCGAGGCGCTTCGCCGTCGCGATGACGCGGCAGGCGATCTCGCCCCGGTTCGCGATGAGTATCTTACCGAACACGGCAGTTCCCCGAAGGGGTACCCCAGGCTTCAGCGCGCGAGGATTTTTTCGTCAGGGCAAGGAGGCTGTTGAGCGAGCGCGGAGGCGTACGGTCTGTACGCCGCACAAGCGAGCGAGACAACGACGCCGCCATGGCGAAAAGAGACCGCGCGCTCACAGCGGGATGTTGCCGTGTTTGCGCCATGGGTTCTCCAGCTTCTTGTCGCGCAGCATTGCCAGCGAGCGGCAGATCCGCGTGCGCGTGTCCCGCGGCAGGATCACGTCGTCGATGTAGCCGCGGTGCCCGGCGATGAAGGGGTTGGCGAACTTCTGCCGGTACTCCTCGGTGCGCTCGGCGAGCTTCGCGGGGTCCGCGGCGTCCTTGCGGAAGATGATCTCGACCGCCCCCTTCGGCCCCATGACCGCGATCTCGGCGGTCGGCCAGGCGAAGTTCACGTCGCCGCGCAGGTGCTTGGAACTCATGACGTCGTAGGCGCCGCCGTAGGCCTTGCGCGTGATGACCGTGACCTTGGGCACCGTGCACTCGGCGAAGGCGTAGAGCAGCTTCGCGCCGTGGCGGATGATGCCGCCGTACTCCTGCGCCGTGCCCGGCATGAAGCCCGGCACGTCGACGAAGGTGATGATCGGGATGTTGAAGGCGTCGCAGAAGCGCACGAAGCGCGCGCCCTTGTCCGAGGAGTTGATGTCGAGGCAGCCGGCGAGCACCATCGGCTGGTTGGCGACGATGCCCACCGTCGCGCCCTGCATCCGGCCGAAGCCGGTGACGATGTTCTTCGCGTACTCGGCCTTGAGCTCGAAGAACTCCCCGTCGTCGAGGACCTTCGTGATCAGCTCCTTGATGTCGTAGGGCTTGTTCGGGCTGTCGGGCACGAGCGTGTCGAGCGACCACTCCACGCGCTCGGCGGGGTCGTTCGTGGCGAGCACGGGCGGCTTCTGGCGGTTGTTCAGCGGCAGGAAGTTGAGGAAGCGGCGCATCAGCAGCAGCGCCTCGACATCGTTCTCGAAGATCCCGTCGGCGACGCCCGAGCGCGTGGCGTGCGTCACCGAGCCGCCGAGCTCCTCGTGCGTGACCTGCTCGTGCGTGACGGTCTTGACCACGTCGGGGCCGGTCACGAACATGTAGGAGGTGTCCTTGACCATGAAGATGAAGTCGGTCATCGCCGGCGAGTAGACGGCGCCGCCGGCGCAGGGCCCCATGACGATCGAGATCTGCGGCACGACCCCCGAGGCCAGCACGTTGCGCTGGAAGACGTCGGCGTAGCCGGCCAGCGAGACGACGCCCTCGTGGATGCGCGCGCCGCCCGAGTCGTTGATGCCGATCACCGGCACGCCCACGCGCATCGCGTGGTCCATGATCTTGCAGATCTTCTCGGCGTGCGCCTCCGAGAGCGCGCCGCCGAAGACCGTGAAGTCCTGCGAGAAGATGAACACCGCGCGCCCGTGCACCGTGCCGTAGCCGGTGACCACGCCGTCGCCGGGCACCGTCTTGTCGCCCATGTCGAAGTCCGTGCAGCGGTGCTCCACGAACATGTCCCACTCCTCGAAGGAGCCCTCGTCGAGGAGCAGCTCGATGCGCTCGCGCGCGGTGAGCTTGCCCTTGGCGTGGTGGGCCTCGATGCGGGCCCGCCCGCCCCCGAGCCGCGCCCCGGCGCGCTTCTCCTCCAGCTTCTTCAGAATCTCCTGCATGGGCCGGAAGTATAGAACAGAACTCGGGGGAATAGGCAATTCCTTGGGGAGGGCGGCGCGCGAAGGGGTGCCGCGACATCGGCGTCGCGGCACCCAGATCGCTCTTTATCGTGGAGCTACTGGAGCACCCTGCAGTCTCCCGGGCTGCGGCAGACACTAGCCTGCAGCGGCGGGGTGAACACATCCGGCGCGGTGATGAACCAGAAGCCGGTCTGACCGTCCCACGTCAGGGGCCCGAGGCCGGGAATCTCAAGGAAGTCCATCGCCCCCAGGGGGGTGGTCGCCTCCACATGCAGTTCGTTGGTGACGTAATTGTAGGTGCCGGCGACGATCGTGATGGTGCTCGATTGCGCCGCATATTCGTAGCACCCGAGGTCGACAACCGCAAGGCCGTCGCCATCGCCATCCTGGATTCTGTTCATTCCCAGGAGATCCAGGCTGCCCGCGTCGGCATTACTCCCGGAGTCGATGGGTGGGACACCGACGCCGCTGAGAGTGTAGGGATCGTTCCCCATGCCGCTGAAATGGGGGTCTACGTCCCAAGCTCCCGGCCAGCCGCCTTCGACGATGGAGTTCTGCGCGGTCAGCGTGGCGTACGGAGTGAGATAGACCTCGTCCGGCGTCCCCGGCGCAGTGTTGCCCCAAAGGATCGAGTTGACGATGCCCGCTCCCACGTCGACACAGGCGATCCCGCCGCCGCCGATCGCCGCGGTGTTGCCCGCGACCGTGCAGTTGACCAGAGTCGCCGGGCTGGGCCCGAAGGTGCTGACGCCGCCGCCGGCGGCCGTCGTCGAGACGTTGCCGGTCACCAGGGAATCGCGGACGCTGATCGTCAGGCCATTGTTCGTCGCGATGCCGCCGCCGCCGGAGTAGGCGGTGTTGTCCTGGATGCGGCAGCGCGCCACGGTCACCGTTCCGCACAGATAGAGCCCGCCGCCTCTGCCGCTGGCTCCCGTGGTGGTGTTGCCCGAAATGGTGCAGTCGCTGATGGTTGCGGTCGGCGTCGCGTAGATGCCCCCGCCTTCGGCGACGGACCGGTTGCCCGTGACGGTGGAATCCTCGAGGGTCAGTGTGGTGTCCTGGGCATCGATGCCTCCGCCGGAGTAGCCCGCCTTGTTGTCGCTGATCGTGGTGCCCTGGATCAGCAGCGTCGTGAACCGGCCCCGCAGACCGCCGCCCTGCCCAACGGCGGTGTTGTCGCTGATGACGCTGTCGACGATCACCGGAGAGCCGCCCTCCAGGAAGAGTCCGCCTCCGGCGTCGCCGGTGTTGTTGCCGATGATCCGCACCCGCTCGATGCGCGGGGAGGAGTTGTACGTGCAGATCC is part of the bacterium genome and harbors:
- the meaB gene encoding methylmalonyl Co-A mutase-associated GTPase MeaB; this encodes MDTTDQLAGDVRKGDRRALARAVTLVESTRADHRDEAARLIEMLAPAAGGSFRIGVSGVPGAGKSTFIEALGLHLIAEGLRVAVLSVDPSSPASGGSILGDKTRMAELSRRPEAFIRPSPSGGSLGGVARRTREALLVCEAAGFDVVIVETVGVGQSETAVAGMTDLFVLLLVPGGGDELQGIKRGIVELADLVLVNKADGELAAPAARAVDAYRNALGLLRPRTPGWEVPVEACSALTGAGIAAAWATMRRYRETLAAGGALAARRAEQAGEWLWSETAATLLERLRFDPGV
- a CDS encoding acetyl/propionyl/methylcrotonyl-CoA carboxylase subunit alpha; this translates as MFGKILIANRGEIACRVIATAKRLGIRTVAVYSDADRDALHVRLADEAVHIGPPPAAQSYLLADRIIAACKQTGAEAVHPGYGFLSENPRFAEALAAAGIVFIGPPPTAVAAMGDKVTSKKIAADAGVNVIPGALDVMRDADHAVEIARAIGYPVMLKASAGGGGKGMRIAHNDRECREGFARSSSEAASSFGDARVFVEKFIEQPRHIEIQVIADAYGSTLYLNERECSVQRRHQKVLEESPSPFLDAATRRAMGEQAVALARAVGYTSAGTVEFVVDARRNFYFLEMNTRLQVEHPVTEFVTGLDLVELMLLVAAGERLPLTQEQVRLDGWAVEARVYAEDPFRKFLPSTGRLVRYAPPPTGEGVRVDTGVYEGGEVSMYYDPMIAKLVTHGASRDEALLRLRTALDRFVIRGVQHNISFLTALVQHPRFVEGRITTNFIAEEYPNGFHPGDVPHENPSLIAAVAAAIHRLHSDREATVSGQLPGHERVVPDEWVVLAGGESVPARVVAVPGGHDVTWQGALYAVRSDWRFGEPLFTGTVNNAPVAVQVERRGIGYRLSHSGSQSDVLVLSRREAELQALMPHKPPPDLSRFLLSPMPGLLVSIAVAPGQEVKEGEVLAVVEAMKMENTLLAQRDAVVAAVLARKGDSLAVDQPILEFKQ
- a CDS encoding acyl-CoA carboxylase subunit beta is translated as MQEILKKLEEKRAGARLGGGRARIEAHHAKGKLTARERIELLLDEGSFEEWDMFVEHRCTDFDMGDKTVPGDGVVTGYGTVHGRAVFIFSQDFTVFGGALSEAHAEKICKIMDHAMRVGVPVIGINDSGGARIHEGVVSLAGYADVFQRNVLASGVVPQISIVMGPCAGGAVYSPAMTDFIFMVKDTSYMFVTGPDVVKTVTHEQVTHEELGGSVTHATRSGVADGIFENDVEALLLMRRFLNFLPLNNRQKPPVLATNDPAERVEWSLDTLVPDSPNKPYDIKELITKVLDDGEFFELKAEYAKNIVTGFGRMQGATVGIVANQPMVLAGCLDINSSDKGARFVRFCDAFNIPIITFVDVPGFMPGTAQEYGGIIRHGAKLLYAFAECTVPKVTVITRKAYGGAYDVMSSKHLRGDVNFAWPTAEIAVMGPKGAVEIIFRKDAADPAKLAERTEEYRQKFANPFIAGHRGYIDDVILPRDTRTRICRSLAMLRDKKLENPWRKHGNIPL
- a CDS encoding right-handed parallel beta-helix repeat-containing protein codes for the protein MLRRILGSALVATIFLAGAFSIARAATLNVPSQYSTIQAAIAAARSGDNVVVASGVYSGPIYFGAIAITVSSSQGPERTIIKGTANAAVVTFGADQGAVSTLSGFTIMNGGGASTYGGGIATSGSSPVIQNCIIQGNLALRGGGIYMNGGTPTVLDTRIVGNSTVSILSKGGGICTYNSSPRIERVRIIGNNTGDAGGGLFLEGGSPVIVDSVISDNTAVGQGGGLRGRFTTLLIQGTTISDNKAGYSGGGIDAQDTTLTLEDSTVTGNRSVAEGGGIYATPTATISDCTISGNTTTGASGRGGGLYLCGTVTVARCRIQDNTAYSGGGGIATNNGLTISVRDSLVTGNVSTTAAGGGVSTFGPSPATLVNCTVAGNTAAIGGGGIACVDVGAGIVNSILWGNTAPGTPDEVYLTPYATLTAQNSIVEGGWPGAWDVDPHFSGMGNDPYTLSGVGVPPIDSGSNADAGSLDLLGMNRIQDGDGDGLAVVDLGCYEYAAQSSTITIVAGTYNYVTNELHVEATTPLGAMDFLEIPGLGPLTWDGQTGFWFITAPDVFTPPLQASVCRSPGDCRVLQ